The proteins below are encoded in one region of Arthrobacter sp. CJ23:
- a CDS encoding 1-acyl-sn-glycerol-3-phosphate acyltransferase, with protein MFYWVMKRIFLGPILKLLFRPWAKGLDNVPAEGAAILASNHLSFSDSIFLPLMVHRPVIFLAKSEYFTGTGLKGRLTALFFRLSNQLPMDRSGGAASELSLQAGKDVLGGGGLLGIYPEGTRSPDARLYRGKVGVARLALQTRVPVIPVAMIGTEKVQPIGKRLPNIRRIGVIFGQPLDFSRYYGMEDDRLIQRAITDEIMYELMRLSGQEYVDDYAAVVKQQLAGKGPEPRPAPEPPEEPEPDAGAGTGKV; from the coding sequence GTGTTCTATTGGGTCATGAAGCGGATCTTCCTGGGTCCCATCCTCAAGCTGCTCTTCAGGCCCTGGGCCAAGGGGCTGGACAACGTCCCGGCGGAGGGTGCCGCCATCCTTGCTTCCAACCATCTCTCGTTCTCCGATTCCATCTTCCTGCCCCTCATGGTGCACCGGCCCGTCATCTTCCTGGCGAAGTCCGAGTACTTCACAGGAACCGGCCTCAAGGGCAGGCTCACGGCATTGTTCTTCCGCCTGAGCAACCAGCTGCCCATGGACCGCTCCGGGGGAGCAGCCTCGGAACTGTCCCTGCAGGCCGGCAAGGACGTGCTGGGCGGAGGCGGACTGCTGGGCATCTACCCGGAGGGTACCCGCAGCCCCGACGCCCGGCTGTACCGCGGCAAGGTGGGCGTGGCCCGCCTTGCCCTGCAGACCCGCGTTCCCGTGATTCCCGTGGCGATGATCGGCACCGAGAAGGTCCAGCCCATCGGCAAGAGGCTCCCCAATATCCGCCGGATCGGCGTCATTTTCGGGCAGCCCCTGGACTTCAGCCGCTACTACGGGATGGAGGATGACCGGCTGATCCAGCGCGCCATTACCGACGAAATCATGTACGAGCTCATGCGGCTCTCCGGGCAGGAATACGTGGACGACTACGCCGCCGTGGTGAAGCAGCAATTGGCCGGAAAAGGGCCGGAACCCCGGCCTGCTCCGGAGCCTCCCGAAGAACCGGAGCCCGACGCCGGAGCAGGCACCGGGAAAGTGTGA
- a CDS encoding class II 3-deoxy-7-phosphoheptulonate synthase → MTELTTNNAPSVTGPLASTAQSGAADYPGLDDWRELPISQQPTWSDKGVFDASVKELSVLPPLVFAGEVDVLRERLAAAAQGKAFLLQGGDCAETFEAATADKISARVKTILQMAVVLTYGAAMPVIKMGRMAGQFAKPRSSNDETRDGVTLPAYRGDIVNGYDFTPESRAHDAGRMLKAYHTSASTLNLIRAFTQGGFADLRLVHHWNKGFTENPAHARYESLARDIDRAIKFMDSCGADFEALKRVEFFASHEALLLDYERALTRIDSRTGLPYDTSGHFLWIGERTRELNNAHVDFLSRVRNPIGVKLGPNTSGDDALRLIDKLDPNREPGRLTFITRMGAGNIREKLPAIVERVTASGAQVLWVTDPMHGNTVTSPNGYKTRNFDDVIDEVRGFFEVHRALGTVPGGLHVEMTGDDVAECLGGADPIDQDAFLDRYESVCDPRLNHMQSLEMAFLVAGALSKHQ, encoded by the coding sequence GTGACTGAGCTAACCACGAACAACGCACCGTCCGTAACCGGGCCCCTCGCCAGCACCGCCCAAAGCGGGGCGGCTGACTATCCCGGACTCGACGACTGGCGGGAGCTGCCCATCTCGCAGCAGCCCACCTGGTCCGACAAAGGCGTTTTCGACGCCTCGGTCAAAGAACTTTCCGTGCTGCCGCCGCTGGTCTTCGCCGGCGAGGTGGACGTCTTGCGCGAGCGGCTGGCCGCCGCGGCCCAGGGCAAGGCCTTCCTGCTCCAGGGCGGCGACTGCGCCGAAACCTTCGAGGCAGCCACCGCGGACAAGATCAGCGCCCGCGTCAAGACCATCCTCCAGATGGCCGTGGTCCTGACCTATGGCGCGGCCATGCCCGTCATCAAGATGGGCCGCATGGCAGGCCAGTTCGCCAAGCCGCGCTCTTCCAACGACGAAACCCGCGACGGCGTCACCCTGCCGGCGTACCGCGGCGACATCGTCAACGGCTACGATTTCACCCCGGAGTCCCGCGCCCACGACGCCGGCCGCATGCTCAAGGCCTACCACACCTCCGCTTCCACGTTGAACCTCATCCGGGCGTTCACCCAGGGCGGCTTCGCTGATCTGCGCCTGGTCCACCACTGGAACAAGGGCTTCACCGAGAACCCTGCGCACGCCCGCTACGAATCCCTGGCCCGGGACATCGACCGCGCCATCAAGTTCATGGACTCGTGCGGCGCCGACTTCGAGGCGCTCAAGCGCGTTGAATTCTTCGCCAGCCACGAGGCGCTCCTGCTCGACTACGAGCGTGCCCTCACCCGGATCGACTCGCGCACGGGACTTCCCTACGACACTTCGGGCCACTTCCTGTGGATCGGCGAACGCACCCGCGAGCTCAACAACGCCCACGTGGACTTCCTGTCCCGCGTGCGGAACCCGATCGGCGTCAAGCTCGGCCCGAACACCAGCGGCGACGACGCCCTGCGCCTCATTGACAAGCTGGACCCGAACCGCGAACCCGGCCGCCTGACATTCATCACCCGCATGGGTGCCGGCAACATCCGCGAGAAGCTGCCCGCCATTGTCGAGCGCGTCACGGCTTCCGGCGCCCAGGTTCTCTGGGTCACGGACCCGATGCACGGCAACACTGTCACCTCGCCCAACGGCTACAAGACCCGCAACTTCGACGACGTCATCGACGAAGTGCGCGGCTTCTTCGAGGTGCACCGGGCACTGGGCACGGTCCCCGGCGGCCTGCACGTCGAAATGACCGGCGACGACGTCGCCGAGTGCCTGGGCGGCGCCGACCCGATCGACCAGGACGCCTTCCTGGACCGCTACGAGTCCGTGTGCGACCCGCGCCTGAACCACATGCAGTCGCTGGAGATGGCGTTCCTCGTCGCAGGGGCATTGTCCAAGCACCAGTAG
- the pknB gene encoding Stk1 family PASTA domain-containing Ser/Thr kinase — MQEQVQDQLLGTLVDGRYRVRSRLARGGMSTVYLATDQRLERDVAFKVLHPHLANDHTFLQRLSQEAKAAASLSHPHVVGVLDQGQDGHTAYLVMEYVKGHTLRDLLNEQGALTPRLALALIDPVIAGLAAAHAAGLIHRDVKPENVLIADDGRIKVGDFGLARAVTSTTSTGSLIGTVAYVAPELVLGKAADARSDVYSAGIMLYEMLTGRRPYEGEVPIQVAYQHVNSVVGPPSGAAPGLAVDLDELVQWCTANDAEQRPADGSALLAELRHIRTTLSDAQLDLQPPLMHAPAQAGAPAGGQTAIVTPGAPRNEPTEALAVTGRPTEVISRQSNPTAVIPPSGIPGLYAAGPDATQQVPRPGKRELRRLERQEEKDRARAAATSVRSLREGNPRRRGMIWAIVVIVLALLATSAGWFFGMGPGSPATVPDVKNKTVAEAQQLLRTAGFQSEPRDVFDDDVEAGFTVGTDPASGLVVRKFQPIALLVSKGAQQFALPSLAGLTLDQAKDQLNKAEMTLGIVTQAYDDKAPAGTVLSQEPAGTTAVRHGTAVALVLSKGPQPIPVPDVRGMGQDEAVKALQNAGLKAQIAPETVNDKKVPKGAVVGQSPANGTVIRGETVTLTVSKGPKMVKVTSFVGKQAAAARVALEKLGFDVVVNNVLGGFFGTVRDQNPVDTEVPEGSTVTLTVV, encoded by the coding sequence GTGCAGGAACAAGTGCAGGACCAACTTCTCGGGACCCTGGTGGACGGACGGTACCGCGTCCGCTCACGGCTGGCGAGGGGTGGCATGTCCACCGTCTACCTGGCCACGGACCAACGCCTTGAGCGGGACGTGGCCTTCAAAGTCCTGCACCCGCACCTGGCCAACGACCACACGTTCCTGCAGCGCCTGAGCCAGGAGGCCAAGGCCGCCGCCAGCCTGTCCCACCCGCACGTGGTGGGGGTCCTGGACCAGGGGCAGGATGGCCACACGGCCTATCTGGTCATGGAGTACGTCAAGGGCCACACGCTCCGGGATCTCCTCAACGAACAAGGGGCCTTGACGCCGCGGCTCGCGCTGGCCCTCATCGACCCCGTCATCGCCGGACTGGCGGCGGCCCACGCGGCCGGACTCATCCACCGCGACGTCAAGCCCGAGAATGTCCTGATCGCCGACGACGGCCGGATCAAGGTGGGTGACTTCGGCCTGGCCCGGGCCGTGACGTCCACCACCAGCACCGGCTCCCTGATCGGTACCGTCGCGTATGTGGCGCCCGAGCTTGTCCTGGGGAAGGCCGCCGATGCGCGGAGCGACGTCTATTCGGCGGGCATCATGCTCTATGAAATGCTCACGGGGCGCAGGCCCTACGAGGGCGAGGTCCCCATCCAGGTGGCTTACCAGCACGTGAATTCAGTGGTGGGGCCGCCGTCGGGAGCTGCACCCGGGCTCGCCGTCGACCTGGACGAACTCGTCCAGTGGTGCACGGCAAACGACGCCGAGCAGCGCCCGGCGGACGGCTCCGCGCTCCTCGCGGAACTCCGGCATATCCGGACCACCCTGAGCGACGCGCAGCTCGACCTGCAACCGCCCCTGATGCATGCCCCTGCCCAAGCCGGCGCGCCGGCAGGCGGACAGACAGCCATCGTCACGCCGGGCGCGCCCCGGAACGAGCCCACCGAGGCGCTGGCCGTGACGGGCCGCCCCACCGAGGTGATCTCCCGCCAAAGCAATCCGACAGCGGTGATTCCGCCGTCGGGCATTCCTGGCCTGTACGCAGCCGGCCCCGACGCTACGCAGCAGGTTCCCCGGCCCGGCAAACGCGAACTCAGGCGCCTTGAGCGCCAGGAAGAAAAGGACCGGGCGCGGGCCGCGGCGACCTCTGTCCGCTCGCTGCGCGAGGGCAACCCCCGGCGGCGGGGTATGATCTGGGCCATCGTGGTAATCGTCCTGGCCCTGCTGGCCACCTCTGCCGGGTGGTTCTTTGGCATGGGCCCCGGCTCCCCCGCCACAGTCCCGGATGTCAAGAACAAGACCGTGGCCGAGGCCCAGCAGCTGCTGCGCACCGCGGGCTTCCAGTCCGAGCCCCGGGACGTGTTCGACGACGACGTGGAGGCCGGCTTCACGGTCGGCACCGACCCTGCCTCGGGCCTGGTGGTACGCAAGTTCCAGCCGATCGCGCTCCTCGTGTCCAAGGGCGCACAGCAGTTCGCGCTGCCGTCCCTGGCCGGGCTGACACTTGACCAAGCCAAGGACCAGCTCAACAAGGCGGAAATGACCCTGGGCATCGTCACCCAGGCCTACGACGACAAGGCTCCGGCCGGAACGGTCCTCTCACAGGAACCGGCAGGCACCACGGCAGTCCGGCACGGCACGGCGGTGGCCCTGGTGCTGTCCAAGGGCCCCCAACCCATTCCGGTACCGGACGTGCGCGGCATGGGCCAGGACGAGGCCGTGAAGGCCCTGCAGAACGCCGGCTTGAAGGCACAGATCGCACCGGAAACGGTCAACGACAAGAAGGTGCCCAAGGGAGCGGTGGTCGGCCAGTCCCCGGCCAACGGCACCGTCATCCGCGGGGAGACGGTAACCCTAACGGTCTCCAAGGGCCCCAAGATGGTTAAGGTCACCAGCTTTGTGGGCAAGCAGGCCGCCGCCGCACGGGTAGCCCTGGAGAAACTGGGCTTCGACGTGGTCGTCAACAACGTCCTGGGCGGCTTCTTCGGCACGGTCCGGGACCAGAATCCGGTGGACACCGAGGTCCCTGAGGGCTCCACCGTCACGCTCACGGTCGTCTGA
- a CDS encoding LysM peptidoglycan-binding domain-containing protein: MTTPRSPKRTMSMPAIAATTAALPAVVLSSLALAQPATADAASQPRKIPATLAAAMKAQAIAQTANLIPASAVPAAIPSSLRPMAPAVPSSYTIVRGDTISAIAGRFGLSTTAVLQLNGLGVNTIIYPGQSIKLGGSAAPAAPAAPAPAAPAAAAAPQASGGASYTVKSGDTLSAIAARHGVSLSELFSWNGLNMRSIIYPGQKVKVGAGSAPSAPAAPQPAAPAAPAPSGPAAAPAAPASGGSYTIKSGDTLGAIAGRHGVSLSSLLTANKLSMTTIIYPGQKLVIPGSTALQPAGSTAPAGSTAPLVPSSFLGFTYPAAVVNSANQNKALLNASPVPSREQMKGIVADTARRMGVNPSLALAFAQQESGFDQRAVSPANAIGTMQVIPSSGEWASDLVGRKLNLLDPYDNATAGVAIIRALVATSSSLDNAIAGYYQGQYSVSKYGMYEDTKRYVASVKALQKTFG, encoded by the coding sequence ATGACGACGCCCCGCTCGCCAAAGAGGACCATGAGCATGCCGGCAATTGCGGCCACGACCGCAGCGCTTCCCGCCGTCGTCCTGTCCTCCTTGGCCCTCGCCCAGCCGGCCACGGCGGATGCTGCATCGCAGCCCCGCAAGATCCCGGCCACGCTCGCTGCGGCCATGAAGGCGCAGGCCATCGCGCAGACCGCGAACCTGATTCCCGCATCCGCCGTACCCGCTGCCATTCCAAGCTCGCTCCGCCCCATGGCGCCTGCTGTTCCCAGCAGCTACACGATCGTCCGCGGCGACACCATCAGCGCGATTGCCGGCCGCTTCGGCCTGAGCACCACGGCGGTGCTGCAGCTGAACGGCCTCGGTGTCAACACGATCATCTACCCGGGCCAGTCCATCAAGCTGGGCGGCTCCGCGGCTCCTGCCGCGCCGGCCGCTCCCGCCCCGGCAGCGCCCGCGGCAGCGGCGGCTCCGCAGGCATCAGGCGGCGCCAGCTACACCGTCAAGTCCGGTGACACGCTCAGTGCCATCGCGGCCCGTCACGGAGTGTCCCTCTCCGAGCTGTTCAGCTGGAACGGGCTGAACATGCGCTCCATCATCTACCCCGGTCAGAAGGTCAAGGTGGGTGCGGGCTCGGCGCCCTCGGCCCCGGCGGCACCTCAGCCGGCAGCACCCGCGGCTCCGGCCCCGTCCGGTCCTGCGGCTGCCCCCGCGGCGCCTGCCAGCGGCGGCTCCTACACGATCAAGTCCGGGGACACCCTTGGTGCCATCGCCGGGCGGCACGGTGTTTCCCTGTCCTCGCTCCTGACGGCCAACAAGCTGTCGATGACCACCATCATCTACCCGGGCCAGAAGCTGGTCATCCCGGGCTCCACCGCACTGCAGCCCGCGGGCAGCACCGCTCCTGCAGGCAGCACGGCCCCGCTGGTTCCGAGTTCCTTCCTGGGCTTCACGTACCCGGCGGCGGTGGTCAACTCCGCCAACCAGAACAAGGCGCTGCTGAACGCGTCCCCGGTTCCCAGCCGCGAGCAGATGAAGGGCATCGTGGCGGACACCGCACGGCGCATGGGCGTCAACCCCTCGCTGGCCCTGGCGTTTGCGCAACAGGAATCCGGCTTCGACCAGCGCGCGGTCTCCCCGGCAAATGCCATCGGAACCATGCAGGTCATCCCGTCCTCCGGAGAGTGGGCGTCCGATCTGGTGGGCCGGAAGCTCAACCTCCTGGATCCCTATGACAACGCCACCGCCGGCGTCGCCATCATCCGGGCCCTCGTGGCCACCAGCAGCAGCCTGGACAATGCCATCGCCGGCTACTACCAGGGCCAGTACTCGGTCAGCAAGTACGGGATGTACGAAGACACCAAGCGCTACGTGGCCTCCGTGAAGGCTCTCCAGAAGACCTTCGGCTAG
- a CDS encoding Rv2175c family DNA-binding protein — protein MSNVESLVSDWLPLPDIAELLEVSITKVHGLLDERALVAIRRGERNIRSVPALFIQDGHVVDSLKGTIAVLSDAGYTDEELIVWLFTPDESLRGRPVDALREGRKTEIRRRAQSLAW, from the coding sequence GTGAGTAATGTAGAGAGCCTTGTTTCTGATTGGCTGCCGCTGCCCGATATCGCCGAGCTGCTGGAAGTTTCCATCACGAAAGTCCATGGATTGCTGGATGAGCGTGCGCTTGTCGCCATTAGGCGGGGAGAGCGGAACATCCGTTCAGTTCCGGCCCTGTTTATCCAGGACGGCCATGTGGTGGACAGCCTTAAAGGCACCATCGCAGTCCTGAGCGATGCCGGCTACACGGATGAGGAGCTCATTGTCTGGCTCTTCACCCCGGATGAGTCGCTGCGAGGCCGTCCAGTGGACGCCCTGCGGGAAGGCCGCAAGACCGAAATCCGCCGCCGCGCCCAGTCCCTGGCCTGGTAG
- a CDS encoding polyprenyl synthetase family protein, which translates to MTPAEQLREEQDLFIGGVAGKLSSFLAGQQDMMAGISPDVAPLMGSISNLVTGGKRLRALMCYWGWRGAGGSTGHEDVVTAGCALELFQAAALIHDDIIDRSDTRRGGPSVHRRFSLLHEREGWALDSERFGHAAAILTGDLCLSFSEETFTQIGSRAAWGTESRRIFNLMRAEVMAGQYLDILEEVAGPVRDRAGAVQRAKSIIRYKSAKYSMEHPLALGGALAGAGEELLRNYSAFSLPLGEAFQMRDDVLGVFGDPETTGKPAGDDLREGKRTVLVNLAIEKAPAPESEYIDRMLGRQDLGGTEVAEIRRIIVDCGALEAAESMIDGLSDTAFEALELLPLDELPLAALRQLAEAAVSRAA; encoded by the coding sequence GTGACGCCGGCCGAGCAGCTCCGCGAGGAGCAGGACCTGTTCATCGGCGGCGTCGCCGGCAAGCTCAGCAGTTTCCTGGCAGGCCAGCAGGACATGATGGCCGGGATTTCTCCGGACGTGGCTCCGCTCATGGGCTCCATCTCGAACCTTGTCACCGGCGGCAAACGGCTCCGGGCACTGATGTGCTACTGGGGCTGGCGGGGAGCCGGAGGCAGTACTGGCCACGAGGACGTCGTGACTGCCGGGTGTGCCTTGGAACTGTTCCAGGCCGCCGCACTTATCCACGACGACATCATCGACCGCTCCGACACGCGCCGCGGCGGGCCCAGCGTCCACCGTCGGTTCAGCCTGCTCCATGAGCGCGAAGGCTGGGCACTGGACAGCGAAAGGTTCGGCCATGCCGCAGCCATCCTGACTGGTGACCTTTGCCTTTCCTTCAGCGAGGAGACCTTCACGCAGATCGGCAGCCGCGCGGCCTGGGGCACCGAGTCCCGGCGCATCTTCAACCTCATGCGGGCAGAGGTCATGGCCGGACAATACCTGGACATCCTCGAGGAAGTGGCCGGCCCGGTCCGCGACCGTGCCGGAGCAGTGCAGCGCGCAAAGTCGATCATCCGGTACAAATCGGCAAAGTACTCAATGGAGCATCCGCTGGCGCTCGGTGGCGCCTTGGCGGGCGCGGGCGAGGAACTGCTGCGGAACTATTCGGCGTTCTCCCTGCCGCTGGGCGAGGCGTTCCAGATGCGGGACGACGTCCTTGGCGTTTTCGGCGATCCGGAAACCACCGGCAAGCCCGCTGGAGACGACCTCCGCGAAGGGAAGCGGACCGTGCTGGTCAACCTGGCGATCGAGAAGGCTCCGGCCCCGGAATCCGAATACATCGACCGCATGCTGGGCCGGCAGGACCTGGGCGGGACCGAGGTGGCGGAGATCCGGCGCATCATCGTCGACTGCGGGGCACTTGAAGCTGCGGAGTCGATGATCGATGGACTCAGCGATACGGCATTCGAAGCCCTTGAGCTGCTGCCCCTGGACGAACTGCCCCTCGCCGCCCTGCGGCAGCTTGCCGAGGCAGCGGTCAGCCGGGCAGCCTGA
- the dinB gene encoding DNA polymerase IV has product MRPETSGGAPGAAPDPARGPEEALRELRRASIMHVDMDAFFVSVELRSRPELRGKPVIVGFPAERSVVLSASYEARALGVKSAMPMAAAMRMSPTAVVINPRHKLYYEVSDQLMEIFGSITDLVEPLSVDEAFLDVGGAIRRLGPPLEIGKLVRRRVAAELGITASVGIAASKFVAKIASTRCKPDGLLLIEAEQTVPYLQSLPVSALWGVGGKTEQALARLGIRTVADVAATPVASLKKMLGATGEHVYRLAWGIDPRPVTPTRLEKSIGSEETFAVDTSDAALLHRELLRLSHRTASRLRGAGMLARTIALKLRYADFSTVTRSRTVQTPVDSAQLIYQVVVQLLDSLGDRPMTVRLVGVRAEQLEPADQASLQLSLDRRDDNWRAAEQALDRVSERFGSKTLLPARLLEQRKGIKPTEND; this is encoded by the coding sequence GTGAGGCCGGAGACGTCCGGCGGTGCCCCCGGCGCCGCCCCAGACCCCGCCCGCGGCCCCGAGGAGGCGCTGCGGGAACTCCGGCGCGCCAGCATCATGCACGTTGACATGGACGCGTTCTTTGTTTCGGTTGAACTCCGCAGCCGTCCGGAACTTCGGGGCAAGCCCGTCATCGTTGGCTTTCCTGCCGAGCGTTCAGTGGTCTTGTCCGCCTCGTACGAGGCCAGGGCCTTGGGCGTCAAATCCGCCATGCCCATGGCGGCGGCCATGCGGATGAGTCCCACGGCGGTGGTGATCAACCCCCGGCACAAGCTGTATTACGAGGTTTCAGACCAGCTGATGGAGATCTTCGGATCCATCACCGATCTGGTGGAGCCGCTGAGCGTGGACGAGGCGTTCCTGGACGTGGGCGGTGCCATCCGCCGGCTGGGTCCGCCGCTCGAAATCGGCAAGTTGGTGCGGCGACGGGTCGCGGCGGAATTGGGCATCACCGCTTCAGTGGGGATCGCCGCGAGCAAATTTGTGGCCAAGATCGCATCCACGCGGTGCAAGCCGGACGGCCTGCTGCTCATTGAGGCCGAGCAGACGGTCCCGTATTTACAGAGCCTTCCCGTCAGCGCACTATGGGGCGTCGGCGGCAAGACGGAACAGGCCCTTGCCCGCCTCGGCATCCGCACCGTGGCGGACGTCGCTGCCACGCCGGTGGCCTCCTTGAAAAAGATGCTCGGAGCCACCGGGGAACATGTGTACCGGCTGGCTTGGGGGATAGACCCCCGCCCCGTGACGCCCACGCGGCTGGAGAAGAGCATCGGATCCGAGGAAACGTTCGCCGTCGATACCTCCGACGCAGCGTTGCTGCACCGTGAGCTCCTGCGGCTGTCCCATCGCACGGCATCCCGGCTCCGCGGGGCCGGGATGCTGGCGCGGACCATTGCCTTGAAGCTTCGCTATGCGGATTTCTCCACCGTGACCCGCAGCCGGACGGTGCAGACTCCCGTTGACAGTGCGCAACTGATCTACCAGGTGGTGGTCCAGCTTCTTGATTCGCTGGGGGACCGGCCCATGACCGTGAGGCTGGTGGGGGTCCGGGCAGAACAGCTGGAACCGGCCGATCAGGCCTCACTTCAGCTGAGCCTGGACCGCCGGGACGACAACTGGCGTGCGGCGGAACAGGCCCTGGACAGGGTTTCCGAGCGCTTCGGCTCCAAGACGCTGCTTCCCGCCAGGCTGCTGGAACAACGCAAGGGCATCAAGCCGACGGAGAATGACTGA
- a CDS encoding DUF3040 domain-containing protein codes for MPLSEHEQKLLEQLEKQLHEDDPKFANSMGSDPIRSWSTRHVIIGVLGAIAGILLLLIGVTTQLIALGVLGFVVMGAGVYFATLRGAAFGKAGARNRKPGKSKSSFMSSLEERWDERRRDDT; via the coding sequence ATGCCCCTCTCGGAGCATGAACAGAAGCTGCTTGAGCAACTCGAAAAGCAGCTTCACGAGGACGATCCGAAGTTTGCCAATTCAATGGGGTCGGACCCCATCCGCAGTTGGTCAACCCGGCATGTCATCATCGGAGTCTTGGGTGCCATCGCCGGCATTCTTCTGCTCCTTATCGGCGTGACCACGCAGCTCATCGCCCTGGGTGTGCTGGGCTTCGTCGTCATGGGGGCCGGCGTCTACTTTGCAACGCTCCGTGGTGCAGCCTTTGGCAAAGCCGGAGCGCGCAACCGCAAGCCCGGCAAATCCAAGAGTTCATTCATGAGCAGCCTCGAAGAGCGCTGGGACGAACGCCGCCGCGACGATACCTGA
- the mraZ gene encoding division/cell wall cluster transcriptional repressor MraZ, translating to MFLGTHSPRLDEKGRIILPAKFREELAEGLVLTRGQERCIYVFSQREFERIHESMREAPISSKQARDYIRVFLSGASDEVPDKQGRVTIPPALRSYAGLGRELAVIGAGTRAEIWDAQAWEEYLSEKEAAFSETDDDTFPGFI from the coding sequence ATGTTTCTCGGAACCCATTCGCCGCGTCTTGATGAAAAAGGCCGGATTATCCTTCCCGCGAAGTTCCGCGAGGAACTTGCCGAGGGCCTGGTTCTCACAAGAGGCCAGGAGCGCTGCATCTACGTCTTCAGCCAGCGGGAATTCGAGCGTATTCACGAGTCCATGCGGGAGGCGCCAATTTCCTCCAAGCAGGCTCGCGACTACATCCGGGTTTTCCTCTCTGGAGCCTCTGACGAAGTACCTGACAAGCAGGGGCGCGTGACGATTCCGCCGGCGCTCCGGTCGTATGCAGGGCTCGGCAGGGAACTGGCGGTCATTGGTGCCGGAACCCGCGCGGAAATCTGGGACGCCCAGGCTTGGGAGGAGTACCTCTCCGAGAAGGAAGCCGCTTTCTCGGAGACAGACGACGACACGTTCCCTGGATTCATCTAG
- the rsmH gene encoding 16S rRNA (cytosine(1402)-N(4))-methyltransferase RsmH, whose protein sequence is MEEQDAAKPTSERHVPVLKDRCINLLAPGFEAARSRGETPVVIDATLGMGGHSEAMLQRYPDLHLIGIDRDEEALALAGARLEPFSDRTDLVHAVYDEIADVLEDLGVPEVHGILMDLGVSSLQLDERERGFAYSYDAPLDMRMDTSRGQTAADVVNNYSEDELVRIIRKWGEEKFAGRIANRIVAARAVKPFATTGELVEQIRSVVPAAAAKSGGHPAKRTFQALRIEVNEELDVLERAVPAAVAALAMGGRIVVMSYHSLEDKIVKSVFQSGSKSSAPLGFPVELEEHKPELKTVTKGTEVPTAAEIAENSRAASARLRAVERIKARRDA, encoded by the coding sequence GTGGAAGAACAGGACGCGGCAAAGCCCACATCGGAGCGGCACGTGCCCGTCCTGAAGGACCGCTGCATCAACCTGCTGGCGCCCGGGTTCGAAGCGGCACGCAGCCGCGGCGAAACGCCCGTGGTCATCGATGCGACGCTCGGCATGGGCGGCCACTCCGAAGCCATGCTGCAGCGCTACCCCGATCTGCACCTCATCGGCATTGACCGGGACGAGGAAGCCCTCGCTCTGGCAGGAGCACGGCTGGAGCCCTTCTCGGACCGCACGGACCTCGTCCACGCGGTGTACGACGAGATCGCCGACGTCCTGGAGGACCTCGGAGTCCCGGAAGTCCACGGCATCCTCATGGACCTGGGCGTCTCCTCCCTGCAGCTGGACGAACGGGAGCGCGGTTTCGCCTACTCCTACGACGCACCGCTGGACATGCGGATGGACACGAGCCGCGGGCAGACCGCTGCCGACGTCGTTAATAACTACAGCGAAGACGAACTGGTGCGCATCATCCGCAAATGGGGTGAAGAGAAGTTCGCCGGACGCATCGCCAACCGCATTGTGGCCGCCCGCGCCGTCAAGCCCTTCGCCACTACGGGTGAACTTGTGGAACAGATCCGCAGCGTGGTCCCTGCCGCGGCAGCCAAGAGCGGCGGGCACCCGGCCAAACGGACCTTCCAGGCGCTCCGTATCGAGGTCAACGAGGAACTGGATGTCCTGGAACGCGCCGTTCCCGCGGCCGTCGCAGCCCTCGCGATGGGCGGCCGGATCGTAGTGATGTCCTATCACTCACTGGAGGACAAGATCGTGAAGTCCGTCTTCCAGTCCGGTTCCAAATCTTCCGCCCCGCTGGGCTTCCCTGTGGAGCTGGAGGAGCACAAACCGGAACTGAAGACCGTAACCAAGGGCACCGAAGTGCCAACGGCTGCGGAAATCGCCGAAAATTCCCGCGCGGCATCCGCCCGCCTGCGGGCCGTGGAGCGCATCAAAGCGAGGAGAGACGCATGA